The genomic DNA TACATTAAGGGCGAAGCTATTACCTATCTCAAGTATACTCTCGGGGAACATCTTGGTGTTAAACGTCATTATGACACTATTTCCTAGAGCCCTTGATAGGACTTTCTTATCAATCTACAAGCTTTTCTATCCCACTAGTTATCCTACTCCATGTTGGCTCGAACTCCACTCTTTTAAGCTCAGGAACGTCAAAAAAATCTATTCCGTTGTCGGTTATTGCATATTCATATTCAGGTTTCCTAATTTTTCTTCTCATTTTCCTAATTTCCAACGTTCCTACTATGTTTTCTCCAATGCTTCTAGTTTTTAGAATTATAACTCCATCAACAACGAACTCTTCAACTCCGAACCCTATTTTTTCTTCGCCAATCGGTTTTTCTGCAATTAGCAAGGCAGTAGAGCCATAGGTTTTTATCAGTCTACCCAGCATTGTATGGAGGAATGTTCTTGTCATTTCCTTGCCCAAAAGGTTTGATATAACGGTAATTGAATCTAAGACTATCCGGTCTGGCTATCTCACTCATAAGCAAATCTATTTCTTTCTGAATAGTGGCAGAAGGGACAGTAACTAAGTCGATAAACTTAAACAATCCTTTCTCTTCAAGATTCTTAAAGTTCATACCAAGCATTTTCATCTGCCTGTAGAATTCGCTCTTAGTCTCGCTAAAGGACACATAAACTCTCTTCTCGCCAAATTTTATTGCCCCGTTATATAGAAAGGTCGCCGAAAATATTGTCCAACATTAGGAAGAAAAAGGACGAGGAATTGTCAAAGTGGTTGAAGCCGAGACCACCGAATTATCGGAAGAGAAAACCACTGATAGTCCTGAGGAATGATCAGTACAGGATTGAGGGTAACAAACTTATTTTAAAGGGTCTTGGAAAATTCGGTAGAATAGAAGTCCAGTTCAAGGGCAGAATACACTGGAAG from Pyrococcus kukulkanii includes the following:
- a CDS encoding ATPase domain-containing protein; this encodes MTRTFLHTMLGRLIKTYGSTALLIAEKPIGEEKIGFGVEEFVVDGVIILKTRSIGENIVGTLEIRKMRRKIRKPEYEYAITDNGIDFFDVPELKRVEFEPTWSRITSGIEKLVD
- a CDS encoding ATPase domain-containing protein, whose translation is MFSATFLYNGAIKFGEKRVYVSFSETKSEFYRQMKMLGMNFKNLEEKGLFKFIDLVTVPSATIQKEIDLLMSEIARPDSLRFNYRYIKPFGQGNDKNIPPYNAG